A stretch of the Arachis stenosperma cultivar V10309 chromosome 6, arast.V10309.gnm1.PFL2, whole genome shotgun sequence genome encodes the following:
- the LOC130934368 gene encoding LOW QUALITY PROTEIN: uncharacterized protein LOC130934368 (The sequence of the model RefSeq protein was modified relative to this genomic sequence to represent the inferred CDS: inserted 1 base in 1 codon; substituted 1 base at 1 genomic stop codon) codes for MASEESFVVLVHHRGTIKRKSHSGVKFTDKDPLCIVMTPATSYDDLVRSVLMKLGLEGAKRVKKFFYRISITVLQDTVKYDCFTIGSDEDLQVMFLCRRQFPEVRTPELLAKLVDVVSSSGGSNRNTTNLAMAAGSSSRPAVGSSSVPVYEPVVEAVASPSFAVDLNGSVGDEVGSRENLLNPLLGVAPLGVGDGLLGDAEEDDVEPDIIDDDSGDDIGASEPEGVSGHPVGFGARDAEGTAGLTEFQVGQQFQDKDQALLSVKTYSIRRGVQYKVVESDYRRYVGKCSEFGNECTWLIRLSLRQRKGIWEVKRYNGPHTCLATSISSDHRSLDYHVISAFIMPMVRADASVSIKVLLNATAAHFGFRPTYRRVWMAKQKAVALIYGDWDESYNELPRWVLGVQLTMPGTVAVLRTSPVRVRGQVDESQAYFHRLFWTFPPCIEAFRHCKPLISIDGTHLYGKYGGTLLIAIAQDGNSNILPVVFALVEGENAESWAFFLSHLRQHVTPQPGLLVISDRHNGIKAALEAPDGGWLPPSAYCAFCIRHVAANFALTFKGKDARSRFMSNSNXVDSNYXLLKSNRVGSNYMQHIPRYSLNQHGSNYVHHEFEPPWFELCSTNSVPNSNLVGSIYYVL; via the exons atggctagtgaggagagttttgTTGTTTTGGTTCACCACAGAGGAACCATTAAGAGAAAAAGTCATTCTGGTGTGAAGTTCACAGATAAGGATCCTCTCTGTATTGTCATGACTCCTGCGACGAGCTATGATGACCTTGTTAGATCTGTACTGATGAAACTTGGTCTGGAAGGTGCGAAGCGGGTTAAGAAGTTTTTCTATCGCATTTCAATCACGGTCCTCCAGGATACCGTGAAGTATGATTGTTTCACGATTGGTAGTGACGAGGACTTGCAAGTCATGTTTCTTTGTCGGCGGCAGTTTCCCGAGGTGAGGACACCAGAATTGTTGGCAAAGCTGGTTGATGTGGTATCCAGCTCAGGGGGTTCGAACCGGAATACCACCAATTTAGCCATGGCAGCCGGTTCTAGTTCCAGGCCTGCCGTTGGTTCTTCCTCTGTCCCTGTGTATGAGCCAGTGGTCGAAGCTGTCGCCTCCCCGTCTTTTGCTGTGGATCTCAATGGCAGCGTAGGCGACGAGGTAGGTTCAAGGGAGAATCTGCTGAACCCTTTACTGGGCGTTGCACCGCTTGGCGTTGGAGACGGATTGTTGGGTGATGCAGAGGAGGACGACGTCGAGCCGGATATAATTGACGACGATAGCGGCGATGATATTGGAGCGAGTGAGCCT GAGGGAGTTTCTGGGCACCCTGTTGGATTCGGAGCTAGAGATGCGGAAGGGACTGCTGGTCTGACAGAGTTCCAGGTCGGTCAGCAATTTCAGGATAAAGATCAGGCCCTATTAAGTGTGAAGACTTACAGCATCCGGCGAGGGGTACAGTACAAGGTAGTCGAGTCTGATTATCGCCGGTATGTGGGCAAGTGTTCTGAGTTTGGGAATGAGTGCACATGGTTGATTCGACTAAGTCTCCGGCAGCGCAAGGGCATTTGGGAGGTCAAACGATACAATGGACCTCACACTTGTCTTGCCACCTCCATCTCGAGTGACCACAGGAGTTTGGATTACCATGTGATATCGGCGTTCATTATGCCAATGGTTAGGGCGGATGCATCCGTGAGCATCAAGGTGCTACTGAATGCCACGGCAGCACACTTTGGGTTTAGGCCGACTTACAGGAGGGTCTGGATGGCGAAGCAGAAGGCTGTTGCCCTCATCTACGGTGACTGGGATGAGTCATACAACGAGCTGCCCAGGTGGGTGTTGGGAGTCCAGTTGACGATGCCTGGTACTGTTGCAGTCCTAAGGACTAGTCCCGTTCGAGTTAGAGGACAAGTAGACGAGTCTCAAGCTTATTTTCACAGACTTTTCTGGACGTTTCCACCGTGCATCGAGGCATTCCGTCATTGCAAGCCGCTAATCAGCATCGACGGCACCCATCTGTATGGCAAGTACGGGGGAACGTTGCTCATCGCAATTGCACAGGACGGAAACTCCAACATTCTACCTGTTGTATTCGCACTAGTAGAGGGTGAGAATGCTGAGTCTTGGGCATTCTTTCTCTCCCACCTTCGTCAGCACGTGACACCGCAACCGGGTCTGCTGGTTATATCGGACAGGCATAACGGCATCAAGGCTGCGCTTGAGGCTCCTGACGGAGGTTGGTTACCTCCATCTGCATACTGTGCATTCTGCATTCGACACGTAGCTGCTAACTTTGCCCTTACCTTCAAGGGCAAAGACGCACGGAG CCGATTCATGAGTAATTCGAACtaggttgattcgaatt ttcTCCTTAAATCGAACAgggttggttcgaattacatgcaaCACATTCCTAGGTATAGTTTGAACCAGCATGGTTCTAATTATGTGCATCATGAgttcgaaccaccttggttcgaattatgctcaaccaattctgtccctaatTCGAACTTAGTTGGTTCGATTTATTATGTTTTGTAG